A window from Brassica napus cultivar Da-Ae unplaced genomic scaffold, Da-Ae ScsIHWf_3084;HRSCAF=3898, whole genome shotgun sequence encodes these proteins:
- the LOC106454898 gene encoding protein LIGHT-DEPENDENT SHORT HYPOCOTYLS 6 — MEPVTYGSCRPDPKPSTASAPPPSRYESQKRRDWNTFLQYLRNHKPPLTLTLCSGAHVLEFLKYLDQFGKTKVHVTTCFFFGHSDPTSPCACPHKQAWGSLDSLIGRLRAAYEENGGRPETNPFAARAVRIYLREVKGSQAKARGITYQKKRRQPTVTTVRLDVV, encoded by the coding sequence ATGGAACCAGTCACTTATGGGTCATGCAGACCCGACCCAAAACCCTCAACCGCGTCAGCACCACCACCAAGCCGTTACGAGTCACAGAAACGCCGCGACTGGAACACGTTTCTACAATACCTAAGAAACCACAAACCCCCTCTAACGCTAACGCTGTGCAGCGGGGCTCACGTGCTCGAGTTCCTCAAGTACCTAGACCAATTCGGAAAAACCAAAGTCCACGTGACAACATGTTTTTTCTTTGGCCACTCGGACCCAACATCTCCTTGCGCTTGTCCGCACAAACAAGCTTGGGGATCTCTCGACTCTTTGATCGGACGACTTAGAGCCGCTTACGAGGAAAACGGTGGACGGCCGGAAACGAACCCGTTTGCTGCACGCGCTGTTAGGATTTACCTTAGGGAAGTCAAAGGGAGTCAAGCTAAGGCTCGTGGAATTACTTATCAGAAAAAGAGACGGCAACCTACCGTTACCACTGTCAGACTGGATGTGGTTTAA
- the LOC125575066 gene encoding protein FLC EXPRESSOR-like isoform X1, producing MAGRDRYLPSSSSLRVSESQLTESDMNRTRSALLEEKIAAQHREIQSILTDNQKLALAHLGVKDQLNLAKRELARLLEAAAAVKSDTEAKVREVYQNSLRMEAEARVVNGIGAELDQVRSDVQRLAEDRQKLTAELAMLNGEIAKAKPNSDRAVEVKAEIESLREEVSKGRAALDLEKKTRASNLHHERGMEKTIDHLNREIVKLEEELADLETKAKAAAEAAQTPSPGLVASYGNSDDIYGSQGHQYPEANGSHQVHGSLDCLPQQPANNTQHSSVP from the exons ATGGCCGGAAGAGACCGTTATCTCccgtcctcctcctccttgaGAGTATCGGAATCTCAGCTCACCGAATCCGATATGAACCGTACTCGATCCGCCCTCCTCGAGGAGAAAATCGCAGCTCAGCACCGCGAGATCCAATCCATCCTGACGGACAACCAGAAGCTAGCATTAGCGCACCTCGGAGTCAAGGATCAGCTCAATTTAGCCAAGCGCGAGCTCGCTCGGCTCCTCGAAGCCGCCGCGGCCGTCAAGTCCGATACCGAAGCGAAGGTTCGCGAGGTTTACCAGAACTCGCTGAGGATGGAGGCGGAGGCTCGTGTGGTTAACGGAATCGGAGCTGAGCTTGATCAGGTTAGGTCGGACGTGCAGAGGCTAGCTGAAGATAGGCAGAAGCTAACGGCGGAGCTGGCGATGCTTAACGGGGAGATCGCTAAGGCTAAACCTAATTCGGATCGTGCCGTGGAGGTTAAGGCGGAGATTGAGAGTCTTAGAGAAGAAGTTAGTAAAGGAAG AGCTGCTCTTGATCTGGAGAAGAAGACGCGAGCGAGTAATCTTCACCATGAGCGTggtatggagaagactattgATCACTTGAATCGTGAAATTGTGAAACTTGAGGAAGAGTTGGCTGACTTGGAGACCAAAGCTAAAGCAGCTGCTGAGGCAGCTCAAACCCCAA GCCCTGGATTGGTGGCAAGTTATGGAAACTCAGATGATATTTATGGAAGCCAAGGTCACCAGTACCCTGAGGCCAATGGTTCTCACCAG GTACATGGATCCCTGGACTGTCTTCCTCAACAACCGGCTAACAATACACAACACTCTAGTGTACCGTGA
- the LOC125575066 gene encoding protein FLC EXPRESSOR-like isoform X2, with amino-acid sequence MAGRDRYLPSSSSLRVSESQLTESDMNRTRSALLEEKIAAQHREIQSILTDNQKLALAHLGVKDQLNLAKRELARLLEAAAAVKSDTEAKVREVYQNSLRMEAEARVVNGIGAELDQVRSDVQRLAEDRQKLTAELAMLNGEIAKAKPNSDRAVEVKAEIESLREEVSKGRAALDLEKKTRASNLHHERGMEKTIDHLNREIVKLEEELADLETKAKAAAEAAQTPSPGLVASYGNSDDIYGSQGHQYPEANGSHQLVLRKRAVSISIVDIGIIISIGS; translated from the exons ATGGCCGGAAGAGACCGTTATCTCccgtcctcctcctccttgaGAGTATCGGAATCTCAGCTCACCGAATCCGATATGAACCGTACTCGATCCGCCCTCCTCGAGGAGAAAATCGCAGCTCAGCACCGCGAGATCCAATCCATCCTGACGGACAACCAGAAGCTAGCATTAGCGCACCTCGGAGTCAAGGATCAGCTCAATTTAGCCAAGCGCGAGCTCGCTCGGCTCCTCGAAGCCGCCGCGGCCGTCAAGTCCGATACCGAAGCGAAGGTTCGCGAGGTTTACCAGAACTCGCTGAGGATGGAGGCGGAGGCTCGTGTGGTTAACGGAATCGGAGCTGAGCTTGATCAGGTTAGGTCGGACGTGCAGAGGCTAGCTGAAGATAGGCAGAAGCTAACGGCGGAGCTGGCGATGCTTAACGGGGAGATCGCTAAGGCTAAACCTAATTCGGATCGTGCCGTGGAGGTTAAGGCGGAGATTGAGAGTCTTAGAGAAGAAGTTAGTAAAGGAAG AGCTGCTCTTGATCTGGAGAAGAAGACGCGAGCGAGTAATCTTCACCATGAGCGTggtatggagaagactattgATCACTTGAATCGTGAAATTGTGAAACTTGAGGAAGAGTTGGCTGACTTGGAGACCAAAGCTAAAGCAGCTGCTGAGGCAGCTCAAACCCCAA GCCCTGGATTGGTGGCAAGTTATGGAAACTCAGATGATATTTATGGAAGCCAAGGTCACCAGTACCCTGAGGCCAATGGTTCTCACCAG CTAGTTCTTAGGAAGAGAGCTGTGTCCATAAGTATAGTAGATATTGGAATAATTATATCCATAGGTTCGTGA